The DNA region AACTCGGCCCCGGATACGGCGCGAACCTACGGGTGCTGGTCGAGCAGGTGCCCCGCCTGACCGCCGTCGAGATCGACGAGGACACCACGCGGCTGCTTCAGGAACGCTGGGGCGACCGTGCCCGCGTCATCCACGGCGACGCCTCCGCACTGCCGCTGCCCGACCGCAGCTTCTCGTCCGTCGTGTGCTTCACGATGCTCCACCACGTGCCCGAGGTGGCGACGCAGGACGAGATCTTCCGCGAAGCGTTCCGTGTGCTGCGCCCCGGCGGGGTCTTCGCGGGCAGCGACAGCCAGCCGAGCCTCCGCTTCCGGCTGCTGCACATCGGCGACACGATGAACACGCTGCCGCCGGCGACCCTTCCGTCACGGCTGGAGGCGGCGGGCTTCACCGGCGTCGCGGTGGACAGGCACCCGGAGACCGGCGGCCTGCGCTTCCGCGGGCGCCGCCCGGACTGAGGCTACGGACCCCGGACCTGACGCGAGGCCCCGCCCGTCGCCCCGGGCGGCGCGAGGCCGTGCGCATAGGCCCGGGGGCCACAACTCCCGCCGCCCGGGCCCTCGTTGACGTACTCGTACACGCAGGCCGTCGCAGACCGTCGGCGCAGGCACGCGCAAGCGCGGCTCGCACCGCGCCCGTTCACCCCTCCCTCGGCACCACCGTCATCGGC from Streptomyces marispadix includes:
- a CDS encoding class I SAM-dependent methyltransferase, with product MPMNRAHRRLCSSEKWARGVRDRLLPWALEEVELGDDVLELGPGYGANLRVLVEQVPRLTAVEIDEDTTRLLQERWGDRARVIHGDASALPLPDRSFSSVVCFTMLHHVPEVATQDEIFREAFRVLRPGGVFAGSDSQPSLRFRLLHIGDTMNTLPPATLPSRLEAAGFTGVAVDRHPETGGLRFRGRRPD